One stretch of Vulpes lagopus strain Blue_001 chromosome 12, ASM1834538v1, whole genome shotgun sequence DNA includes these proteins:
- the CDR2L gene encoding cerebellar degeneration-related protein 2-like isoform X1 yields the protein MRRAAGMEDFSTEEEEPWYDQQDLEQDLHLAAELGKTLLERNKELEESLQQMYSTNEEQVQEIEYLTKQLDTLRHMNEQHAKVYEQLDLTARDLELTNQKLVLESKAAQQKIHGLTETIERLQAQVEELQAQVEQLRGLEQLRVRREKRERRRTIHTFPCLKELCTSPRCEDAFRLHSSSLELGPRPLEQENERLQTLVGVLRSQVSQERQRKERAEREYAAVLQEYSELERQLCEMEGCRLRVQELEAELLELQQMKQAKTYLLGREDHLAEALLAPLTQAPEADDPQPGSGDDSAAQDGVSSPAASPGHSVRKSCSDTALNAIVAKDPASRHAGNLTLHANSVRKRGMSILREVDEQYHALLEKYEELLSKCRQHGAGVRHAGVQTSRPISRDSSWRDLRGGEEGQGEARAGEKSLSQHVEAVDKRLEQSQPEYKALFKEIFSRIQKTKADINATKVKTHSSK from the exons ATGCGGAGAGCCGCCGGCATGGAGGACTTCTccacggaggaggaggagccctggTACGACCAGCAGGACCTGGAGCAGG ACTTGCACTTGGCCGCGGAGCTGGGAAAGACACTGCTGGAGAGAAACAAGGAGCTGGAGGAGTCTCTGCAGCAGATGTACTCCACCAATGAGGAGCAAGTGCAGGAGATTGAG TACCTAACCAAGCAGCTGGACACGCTACGGCACATGAATGAGCAGCATGCCAAAGTGTACGAGCAGCTGGACCTGACAGCCCGAGACCTGGAGCTGACCAACCAGAAGCTGGTGCTGGAGAGTAAGGCTGCCCAGCAGAAGATCCATGG GCTGACAGAGACCATCGAGCGCCTGCAAGCCCAAGTGGAGGAGCTACAGGCCCAGGTGGAACAGCTGCGGGGTTTGGAGCAGCTGCGAGTGCGACGGGAGAAGCGGGAACGCAGACGCACCATCCATACATTCCCCTGCCTCAAGGAGCTGTGTACCAGCCCGCG GTGTGAGGATGCCTTCCGCCTGCACAGTTCCTCCTTGGAGCTGGGTCCACGACCCCTGGAGCAGGAGAACGAGCGGCTGCAGACCTTGGTGGGTGTGCTGCGTTCCCAGGTGAGCCAGGAGCGGCAGCGCAAGGAGCGGGCGGAGCGCGAGTACGCGGCGGTGCTGCAGGAGTACTCGGAGCTGGAGCGGCAGCTGTGCGAGATGGAGGGCTGCCGCCTCCGCGTGCAGGAGCTGGAGGCCGAGCTGCTGGAGCTGCAGCAGATGAAGCAGGCCAAGACCTACCTGCTGGGCCGGGAGGACCACCTGGCCGAGGCCCTGCTCGCGCCCCTCACCCAGGCCCCCGAGGCTGATGACCCCCAGCCCGGCAGCGGGGACGACTCTGCTGCCCAGGACGGCGTCTCCTCTCCGGCCGCCTCCCCGGGCCACTCGGTTCGCAAGAGCTGCAGCGACACCGCGCTCAATGCCATCGTGGCCAAAGACCCAGCCAGCCGGCACGCGGGCAACCTCACGCTGCATGCCAACAGCGTGCGCAAGCGGGGCATGTCCATCCTGCGGGAGGTGGACGAGCAGTACCACGCCCTGCTCGAGAAGTATGAGGAGCTGCTGAGCAAGTGCCGGCAGCACGGCGCTGGGGTGCGGCATGCTGGCGTGCAGACCTCACGGCCCATCTCCCGAGACAGCTCGTGGAGAGACCTTcgtgggggtgaggagggccagggggaggccagggcaggTGAGAAGAGCCTGAGCCAGCACGTGGAGGCCGTGGACAAGCGGCTGGAGCAGAGCCAGCCAGAGTACAAGGCGCTTTTCAAAGAGATCTTTTCCAGGATCCAGAAGACCAAGGCCGACATCAATGCCACCAAAGTCAAGACGCACAGCAGCAAGTGA
- the HID1 gene encoding protein HID1, with the protein MGSADSKLNFRKAVIQLTTKTQPVEATDDAFWDQFWADTATSVQDVFALVPAAEIRAVREESPSNLATLCYKAVEKLVQGAESGCHSEKEKQIVLNCSRLLTRVLPYIFEDPDWRGFFWSTVPGAGRAGGEDDDENARPLAESLLLAIADLLFCPDFTVQSHRRSTVDSAEDVHSLDSCEYIWEAGVGFAHSPQPNYIHDVNRMELLKLLLTCFSEAMYLPPAPDSGGTNPWVQFFCSTENRHALPLFTSLLNTVCAYDPVGYGIPYNHLLFSDYREPLVEEAAQVLIVTLDHDSATSASPTVDGTTTGTAMDDTDPPGPENLFVNYLSRIHREEDFQFILKGIARLLSNPLLQTYLPNSTKKIQFHQELLVLFWKLCDFNKKFLFFVLKSSDVLDILVPILYFLNDARADQSRVGLMHIGVFILLLLSGERNFGVRLNKPYSVRVPMDIPVFTGTHADLLIVVFHKIITSGHQRLQPLFDCLLTIVVNVSPYLKSLSMVAANKLLHLLEAFSTTWFLFSAAQNHHLVFFLLEAFNNIIQYQFDGNSNLVYAIIRKRSVFHQLANLPTDPPAIHKALQRRRRAPEPLSRTGSQEGASMEGSRPAAPAEPGTLKTSLVATPGIDKLTEKSQVSEDGTLRSLESMSQQSSADGSPVMEEPEQAWREQRRLSSASASGQWSPTSEWVLSWKSKLPLQTIMRLLQVLVPQVEKICIDKGLTDESEILRFLQHGTLVGLLPVPHPILIRKYQANSGTAMWFRTYMWGVIYLRNVDPPVWYDTDVKLFEIQRV; encoded by the exons ATGGGGTCGGCCGACTCTAAGCTGAATTTCCGAAAGGCGGTGATCCAGCTCACCACCAAGACGCAG CCTGTGGAAGCCACCGATGATGCCTTTTGGGACCAGTTCTGGGCAGACACGGCCACCTCAGTACAGGATGTCTTTGCACTGGTGCCAGCGGCAGAGATCCGGGCTGTGCGGGAGGAGTCACCCTCCAATCTGGCCACTCTGTGCTACAAG GCTGTGGAGAAGCTGGTGCAGGGAGCCGAGAGTGGCTGCCATtcggagaaggagaagcagattgtCCTGAACTGCAGCAGGCTCCTCACCCGTGTGCTGCCCTACATCTTTGAGGACCCCGACTGGAGGGGCTTCTTCTGGTCCACAGTGCCCGGGGCAGGGCGAGCAGGG GGAGAGGATGATGATGAGAATGCCCGGCCCCTGGCTGAGTCCCTGCTCCTGGCCATTGCTGATCTCCTCTTCTGTCCAGATTTCACTGTCCAGAGCCACCGAAGGAGCACTGTG GACTCAGCGGAGGATGTCCACTCCCTGGACAGCTGTGAATACATCTGGGAGGCTGGTGTGGGCTTTGCTCACTCCCCTCAGCCCAACTACATCCACGATGTGAACCG GATGGAGCTGTTGAAACTGCTGCTCACATGCTTCTCTGAGGCCATGTACCTGCCCCCAGCCCCGGACAGCGGCGGCACCAACCCGTGGGTGCAGTTCTTTTGTTCCACGGAGAACAG ACACGCCCTGCCCCTTTTTACCTCCCTCCTCAACACTGTGTGTGCCTATGACCCTGTGGGCTACGGGATCCCCTACAACCACCTGCTCTTCTCTGACTACCGGGAACCCCTGGTGGAGGAGGCTGCCCAGGTGCTCATTGTCACCTTGGACCATGACAGTGCCACCAGCGCCAGCCCCACGGTGGACGGCACCACCACAGGCACTGCTATGGATGATACGGAC CCTCCAGGACCTGAGAACCTGTTTGTGAACTACCTGTCCCGCATCCATCGTGAAGAG GATTTCCAGTTCATCCTCAAGGGCATAGCCCGGCTGCTCTCCAATCCCCTGCTCCAGACCTACCTGCCCAACTCCACCAAGAAGATCCAGTTCCACCAGGAGCTGCTGGTCCTCTTCTGGAAGCTCTGTGACTTCAATAAG aaATTCCTCTTTTTTGTACTGAAGAGCAGTGACGTGCTGGACATCCTGGTCCCCATCCTCTACTTCCTCAATGATGCCCGAGCGGATCAGT CTCGGGTGGGCCTGATGCACATTGGAGTCTTCATCCTGTTGCTTCTGAGCGGGGAGCGGAACTTTGGGGTGCGGCTGAACAAGCCCTACTCAGTGCGTGTGCCCATGGACATCCCGGTCTTCACGGGCACCCACGCAGACCTGCTCATTGTG GTATTCCACAAGATCATCACCAGCGGTCACCAGCGCCTGCAGCCCCTCTTCGATTGCCTGCTCACCATCGTGGTCAACG TGTCCCCCTACCTCAAGAGCCTGTCCATGGTGGCTGCCAATAAGCTGCTGCACCTGCTGGAGGCCTTCTCCACCACCTGGTTCCTCTTCTCTGCTGCCCAGAACCACCATCTGGTCTtcttcctcctggaagccttcaACAACATCATCCAGTACCAGTTTGATG GCAACTCCAACCTGGTCTACGCCATCATCCGAAAGCGCAGCGTCTTCCACCAGCTGGCCAACCTGCCCACCGACCCGCCTGCCATCCACAAGGCCTTGCAACGGCGCCGACGGGCACCTGAGCCCTTGTCCCGAACCGGCTCTCAGGAGGGTGCCTCCATGGAGGGCTCCCGCCCCGCTGCCCCTGCCGAGCCTGGCACTCTCAAGACCAGCCTGGTGGCCACCCCAG GCATTGACAAGCTGACGGAGAAGTCCCAGGTGTCAGAGGATGGCACCCTGCGATCCCTGGAGTCCATGTCCCAGCAGAGCTCGGCAGATGGCAGTCCGGTCATGGAG GAGCCAGAGCAGGCATGGCGGGAGCAGCGGCGACTGTCCAGCGCGTCAGCCAGTGGGCAATGGAGCCCAACATCGGAATGG GTTCTCTCTTGGAAGTCCAAGCTGCCGCTGCAGACCATCATGAGGCTGTTGCAAGTACTGGTTCCCCAAGTGGAAAAGATCTGCATTGACAA GGGCCTGACAGATGAGTCAGAGATCCTGAGGTTCCTGCAGCATGGCACTCTGGTGGGGCTCCTGCCTGTGCCCCATCCCATCCTCATCCGCAAGTACCAGGCCAACTCGGGCACGGCCATGTGGTTCCGCACCTACATGTGGGGGGTCATCTATCTGAG GAACGTGGACCCACCTGTCTGGTATGACACAGATGTGAAGCTGTTTGAGATCCAGCGGGTGTGA
- the CDR2L gene encoding cerebellar degeneration-related protein 2-like isoform X2: protein MARGGRCPNPNCGNPEFLSSGPEDLHLAAELGKTLLERNKELEESLQQMYSTNEEQVQEIEYLTKQLDTLRHMNEQHAKVYEQLDLTARDLELTNQKLVLESKAAQQKIHGLTETIERLQAQVEELQAQVEQLRGLEQLRVRREKRERRRTIHTFPCLKELCTSPRCEDAFRLHSSSLELGPRPLEQENERLQTLVGVLRSQVSQERQRKERAEREYAAVLQEYSELERQLCEMEGCRLRVQELEAELLELQQMKQAKTYLLGREDHLAEALLAPLTQAPEADDPQPGSGDDSAAQDGVSSPAASPGHSVRKSCSDTALNAIVAKDPASRHAGNLTLHANSVRKRGMSILREVDEQYHALLEKYEELLSKCRQHGAGVRHAGVQTSRPISRDSSWRDLRGGEEGQGEARAGEKSLSQHVEAVDKRLEQSQPEYKALFKEIFSRIQKTKADINATKVKTHSSK from the exons ATGGCAAGGGGAGGGAGGTGCCCGAACCCCAATTGTGGGAACCCAGAGTTCCTGAGTTCGGGCCCTGAAG ACTTGCACTTGGCCGCGGAGCTGGGAAAGACACTGCTGGAGAGAAACAAGGAGCTGGAGGAGTCTCTGCAGCAGATGTACTCCACCAATGAGGAGCAAGTGCAGGAGATTGAG TACCTAACCAAGCAGCTGGACACGCTACGGCACATGAATGAGCAGCATGCCAAAGTGTACGAGCAGCTGGACCTGACAGCCCGAGACCTGGAGCTGACCAACCAGAAGCTGGTGCTGGAGAGTAAGGCTGCCCAGCAGAAGATCCATGG GCTGACAGAGACCATCGAGCGCCTGCAAGCCCAAGTGGAGGAGCTACAGGCCCAGGTGGAACAGCTGCGGGGTTTGGAGCAGCTGCGAGTGCGACGGGAGAAGCGGGAACGCAGACGCACCATCCATACATTCCCCTGCCTCAAGGAGCTGTGTACCAGCCCGCG GTGTGAGGATGCCTTCCGCCTGCACAGTTCCTCCTTGGAGCTGGGTCCACGACCCCTGGAGCAGGAGAACGAGCGGCTGCAGACCTTGGTGGGTGTGCTGCGTTCCCAGGTGAGCCAGGAGCGGCAGCGCAAGGAGCGGGCGGAGCGCGAGTACGCGGCGGTGCTGCAGGAGTACTCGGAGCTGGAGCGGCAGCTGTGCGAGATGGAGGGCTGCCGCCTCCGCGTGCAGGAGCTGGAGGCCGAGCTGCTGGAGCTGCAGCAGATGAAGCAGGCCAAGACCTACCTGCTGGGCCGGGAGGACCACCTGGCCGAGGCCCTGCTCGCGCCCCTCACCCAGGCCCCCGAGGCTGATGACCCCCAGCCCGGCAGCGGGGACGACTCTGCTGCCCAGGACGGCGTCTCCTCTCCGGCCGCCTCCCCGGGCCACTCGGTTCGCAAGAGCTGCAGCGACACCGCGCTCAATGCCATCGTGGCCAAAGACCCAGCCAGCCGGCACGCGGGCAACCTCACGCTGCATGCCAACAGCGTGCGCAAGCGGGGCATGTCCATCCTGCGGGAGGTGGACGAGCAGTACCACGCCCTGCTCGAGAAGTATGAGGAGCTGCTGAGCAAGTGCCGGCAGCACGGCGCTGGGGTGCGGCATGCTGGCGTGCAGACCTCACGGCCCATCTCCCGAGACAGCTCGTGGAGAGACCTTcgtgggggtgaggagggccagggggaggccagggcaggTGAGAAGAGCCTGAGCCAGCACGTGGAGGCCGTGGACAAGCGGCTGGAGCAGAGCCAGCCAGAGTACAAGGCGCTTTTCAAAGAGATCTTTTCCAGGATCCAGAAGACCAAGGCCGACATCAATGCCACCAAAGTCAAGACGCACAGCAGCAAGTGA